Genomic DNA from Bacteroidota bacterium:
GAGCATCGGTACTGGCATTGCTCAGTTTTATATTTGCATCGAAAGATGGGGACCAAAAAATTAAATGGTTTAAGATAGGACGTTGGGCCTTTTGGGTGCATGGCCTTGCAGTTTTCGCCATAGTTACTTGCCTTTTTCTCATCATCAAAAATCATTATTTCGAGTACCACTATGCATGGCGACATAGTAGTCTCGATCTTCCTTCCGAATATATGATATCCTGTTTTTGGGAAGGGCAGGAAGGAAGCTTTTTATTATGGCTTTTCTGGCAAATGATTTTGGGCGTTTTTGTACTTTTTAAAGTAAATAAATGGACAAGTCCGGTGATGGTTTTTATAGCATTATCGCAGGTGGTTTTATCATCTATGTTATTAGGTGTCGATTTTGATTGGTTCCATTTTGGAAGCAGTCCGTTCGAGCTTCTGCGTGACCATGATACACAATGGATAGACCCGAACTTGCCTGTGTACACAATGCGTGGGATGGAAACCAGCGACTATTTAAAGCTTATAAAAGATGGCAATGGATTGAATCCATTATTACAAAACTATTGGATGGTTATACATCCGCCCACGTTATTTTTAGGCTTTGCAAGTACTATAGTTCCCTTTGCATTTGCTATGGCAGCATTGTGGAAACGCAATTATAAAGAATGGATTGTACCTGCATTACCTTGGACATTATTTAGTGCTGCGATATTAGGAACAGGGGTTATCATGGGTGCGATGTGGGCTTATGAATCACTTAGCTTTGGTGGTTTTTGGGCATGGGATCCAGTTGAAAACGCATCATTGGTTCCTTGGCTTACCTTAGTGGCAGGACTGCATGTGATGCTTATTGCTAAAAGTACGGGGCATAGTTTGAAAGAAGCTTTTATATTAATTACGATTACTTTTTTATTGATATTATATTCTACTTTTTTAACTAGAAGTGGTATATTACAAAACACCTCAGTTCACGCATTTACCGATGATGGTTTGTCGAACCAATTATTTGTATTTATGATGCTTTTTGTATTATTGAATTTATATTTAATGGTGCGAAGATGGAAAGAAATCCCATCACTCAAAACCGAGCAACAATTATGGAGCAGAGAGTTTTGGATGTTCATAGGGTCCTTGGTATTGGTGCTTTCGGCCATGCAAATTATATTCACTACTTCCATTCCTGTTTGGAATAAAATACTTACCATGACGGGTCTCGATAAGGTGATGAATGCCAATGTAGCACCACCCAAAATAGATGTTTATAATAGAATACAATTACCTATTGCTGTTTTGATAGGTTTGCTAACAGCAGTTACACAGTTTTTAAAATATAAGAATACAAATTTAAAGAAAATCGCACGACTACTTTTGAGCTATTT
This window encodes:
- the ccsA gene encoding cytochrome c biogenesis protein CcsA, with the protein product MEESYFKNEHLLIGNLGHLAVALTFGASVLALLSFIFASKDGDQKIKWFKIGRWAFWVHGLAVFAIVTCLFLIIKNHYFEYHYAWRHSSLDLPSEYMISCFWEGQEGSFLLWLFWQMILGVFVLFKVNKWTSPVMVFIALSQVVLSSMLLGVDFDWFHFGSSPFELLRDHDTQWIDPNLPVYTMRGMETSDYLKLIKDGNGLNPLLQNYWMVIHPPTLFLGFASTIVPFAFAMAALWKRNYKEWIVPALPWTLFSAAILGTGVIMGAMWAYESLSFGGFWAWDPVENASLVPWLTLVAGLHVMLIAKSTGHSLKEAFILITITFLLILYSTFLTRSGILQNTSVHAFTDDGLSNQLFVFMMLFVLLNLYLMVRRWKEIPSLKTEQQLWSREFWMFIGSLVLVLSAMQIIFTTSIPVWNKILTMTGLDKVMNANVAPPKIDVYNRIQLPIAVLIGLLTAVTQFLKYKNTNLKKIARLLLSYFVISVILTIAGIYLFKTYNPEYVTMLFASIFTVVGNSGYIIQVLKGKFSVSGASVGHIGFGLMLIGILVSTTGKRVLTSNNFTMPDQKMDSTQAENMLLIKDKPVQIADYTATYRGDSNVGVNHYLAVDYERIDTATHKVVEQFTLHPNAQANPKMGLVSNPDTRHYLTEDIYTHITSFSGLDPQENQEEWVNADTVILRKGQQIMLGNDNELTLQSVKPLSKTGLDFELHFMLKNLKGEEPITLHCKIEKNHLVHSTAIDKGLLTKLDLLDIKPIKNGDEIDLNVTLLTSFKNTMNDYIILKAIRFPYVNLLWAGTVIMVVGFFIAFFKRKRDAKRVG